Proteins from a single region of Neodiprion virginianus isolate iyNeoVirg1 chromosome 4, iyNeoVirg1.1, whole genome shotgun sequence:
- the LOC124304023 gene encoding DNA-binding protein RFX2 isoform X2 — translation MKTVSAEKQREFLVRRWSTVLMKRESPVVALGHGCLDTSLQKRGAGGGDSVAAERVEGVITMTTTGAQYALATSAGAGGGGDGTSGVGVDSKSGVVVVTTSSSSGSGSAAQTQSTRGQQLITVVTSPDPSSPNSLQVQPIQLLVQDSLETAADSSNGSSGTSAHVTAQVVVNTTHSGQHTLVDTDAASTGAGTIVSGSPHYITVTGTGDSPSYASLTTAVVSGDAEAVGSESVSHPTYVQYVEGDTSTYIPTNGQMTYPVYAVGEAGAMYTPASSQYYTPASTPVTYTQVTGQGSNATTGQLLSQGNGTYLIQQSVVDGDPTTHALISATAARASPQTENAEAVVSGGGGTYLISGNAGGTAVSVEEAAAAAANITHATRVSQATVQWLLENYETADGVSLPRSTLYNHYLRHCSDNKLDPVNAASFGKLIRSVFLGLRTRRLGTRGNSKYHYYGIRVKPSSPLIMLNEDGTSRQQQSSNAQAKRFKFVNQKQESAYDGNTHANTNIASNTSPPQYHQYLGEASGAIPEFPEIDVCHGSTLPDDCTLEDIDTFRSIYREHCEAFLDAVLTFEFATVESLWREFWRSQDNNNGDECEEEKYLSKTKLYQMCKCSAVQDFIRRVDYTFYQNLVEVLMPDVLRPIPSSLTQSIRNFAKGLESWLTSAMHDCPEEMMQIKLTAVSAFAQTLRRYTSLNHLAQAARAVLQNSSQINQMLADLNRVDFHNVQEQASWVCQCDYAVVQRLEADFKVTLQQQNSLEQWAVWLKGVVTQVLKPYEGKPTFAKAARQFLLKWSFYSSMVIRDLTLRSAASFGSFHLIRLLYDEYMFYLIEHQVAVATGTTPIAVMGDKNQSCSLINAFAATSNGDTSSTIQSKRIKLS, via the exons ATGAAAACAG TGTCTGCAGAAAAACAGAGAGAATTCCTGGTCAGGAGATGGAGTACTGTTTTGATGAAACGTGAGTCACCTGTAGTAGCCTTGGGACATGGTTGCCTGG ATACATCCCTTCAGAAGCGAGGAGCCGGAGGTGGTGATTCGGTGGCTGCGGAGAGAGTGGAGGGTGTAATCACCATGACTACGACAGGAGCCCAGTATGCTCTTGCTACGTCCGCTGGGGCTGGTGGTGGCGGGGACGGTACGAGCGGGGTGGGAGTAGATTCTAAGTCTGGTGTAGTCGTTGTAACCACCTCAAGCTCCAGTGGCAGTGGGAGCGCGGCTCAGACTCAATCGACTAGGGGTCAGCAACTCATCACTGTAGTCACAAGTCCAGATCCTTCTAGTCCTAACAGCCTCCAAGTGCAACCTATCCAG TTGTTGGTTCAGGACTCACTTGAAACAGCTGCAGATTCGTCAAACGGTTCATCAGGCACTTCAGCCCATGTTACTGCGCAAGTTGTAGTGAATACTACGCACTCTGGTCAGCACACTCTCGTTGATACAGACGCTGCTTCTACTGGAGCTGGGACAATTGTCAGTGGATCACCACATTACATAACTGTAACAG GCACCGGTGACTCACCATCCTACGCGTCCCTTACAACGGCTGTAG TGTCTGGAGACGCCGAGGCAGTGGGTTCCGAATCTGTATCACACCCAACATATGTCCAGTATGTCGAGGGGGATACTTCAACATATATACCGACCAATGGACAGAT GACATATCCGGTGTATGCTGTTGGTGAGGCAGGGGCCATGTACACTCCTGCTTCCAGCCAATATTATACACCAGCATCGACACCAGTTACGTATACGCAG GTTACAGGACAAGGGTCAAATGCCACGACCGGACAGCTTCTATCTCAAGGCAATGGTACATATTTGATACAACAGAGCGTCGTAGATGGTGATCCTACAACACATGCACTTATATCTGCCACTGCGGCCCGAGCTAGTCCACAAACAGAGAATGCT GAGGCAGTGGTTAGCGGGGGTGGAGGGACATACCTGATCAGCGGGAATGCAGGTGGCACAGCAGTGAGCGTGGAAgaggctgctgctgctgcggcCAACATCACGCATGCCACTAGAGTCTCCCAGGCCACC GTACAATGGTTATTGGAAAATTACGAAACAGCAGATGGGGTGTCTCTTCCAAGATCGACACTTTATAATCACTACTTACGTCATTGTTCAGACAACAAATTGGATCCTGTGAATGCAGCaagttttggaaaattaattcGCTCTGTATTTCTGGGACTGCGTACTAGACGTTTGGGTACTCG gggTAACTCCAAATACCATTACTATGGTATTCGCGTCAAACCAAGTTCACCATTGATAATGCTGAATGAAGATGGAACATCTCGTCAACAGCAATCGTCAAATGCTCAAGCCAAACGATTCAAATTTGTTAATCAAAAGCAAGAATCCGCATATGACGGCAATACTCACGCCAACACAAACATTGCTTCCAATACATCTCCTCCACAGTATCATCAATATTTAGGTGAAGCAAGTGGTGCTATTCCAGAATTTCCTGAAATTGACGTCTGTCACGGCTCAACTTTACCTGATGATTGTACATTAGAAGATATTGACACATTCCGCAGTATATATAGAGAACATTGCGAGGCTTTCTTAGATGCAGTTTTGACTTTTGAATTTGCCACAGTTGAGAGTTTGTGGCGAGAGTTTTGGCGCAGTCAAGATAACAATAATGGTGACGAATGTGAGGAAGAAAAGTACCTGTCCAA gACTAAACTGTATCAAATGTGTAAGTGCTCAGCAGTCCAGGATTTCATCAGAAGGGTTGATTATACATTTTACCAAAATCTTGTTGAAGTACTTATGCCAGATGTTCTGCGACCCATTCCCA GTTCTCTTACTCAGTCGATTAGAAACTTTGCTAAAGGTCTTGAATCTTGGTTGACTTCGGCTATGCATGATTGTCCTGAAGAGATGATGCAGATCAAG cTTACAGCTGTATCAGCATTTGCACAAACCTTGCGACGATACACATCGCTCAATCATTTAGCTCAAGCTGCCCGTGCTGTACTACAGAATTCTAGTCAAATTAATCAAATGCTGGCTGATTTGAATCGCGTTGACTTTCACAATGTTCAGGAACAG GCTTCATGGGTATGCCAGTGTGATTACGCAGTTGTACAACGATTGGAAGCTGATTTCAAAGTTACACTACAGCAACAAAATTCATTGGAGCAATGGGCAGTATGGCTGAAAGGCGTTGTTACGCAAGTACTTAAACCCTATGAAGGAAAGCCAACCTTCGCTAAAGCTGCTCGTCAATTTTTACTAAAATGGTCCTTCTATAG CTCAATGGTCATAAGAGATCTTACACTAAGAAGTGCTGCTAGTTTCGGTTCATTTCACCTGATTCGGCTTCTATATGATGAATACATGTTCTACTTGATTGAACACCAAGTAGCAGTTGCTACTGGCACAACACCTATAGCAGTAATGGGTGAT AAAAATCAAAGCTGTTCACTAATCAATGCATTTGCAGCAACATCGAATGGAG ATACATCGAGCACCATCCAATCAAAGCGCATAAAGTTAAGCTAA
- the LOC124304023 gene encoding DNA-binding protein RFX2 isoform X4: MKTDTSLQKRGAGGGDSVAAERVEGVITMTTTGAQYALATSAGAGGGGDGTSGVGVDSKSGVVVVTTSSSSGSGSAAQTQSTRGQQLITVVTSPDPSSPNSLQVQPIQLLVQDSLETAADSSNGSSGTSAHVTAQVVVNTTHSGQHTLVDTDAASTGAGTIVSGSPHYITVTGTGDSPSYASLTTAVVSGDAEAVGSESVSHPTYVQYVEGDTSTYIPTNGQMTYPVYAVGEAGAMYTPASSQYYTPASTPVTYTQVTGQGSNATTGQLLSQGNGTYLIQQSVVDGDPTTHALISATAARASPQTENAQEICSQEAVVSGGGGTYLISGNAGGTAVSVEEAAAAAANITHATRVSQATVSHIDSPFVQWLLENYETADGVSLPRSTLYNHYLRHCSDNKLDPVNAASFGKLIRSVFLGLRTRRLGTRGNSKYHYYGIRVKPSSPLIMLNEDGTSRQQQSSNAQAKRFKFVNQKQESAYDGNTHANTNIASNTSPPQYHQYLGEASGAIPEFPEIDVCHGSTLPDDCTLEDIDTFRSIYREHCEAFLDAVLTFEFATVESLWREFWRSQDNNNGDECEEEKYLSKTKLYQMCKCSAVQDFIRRVDYTFYQNLVEVLMPDVLRPIPSSLTQSIRNFAKGLESWLTSAMHDCPEEMMQIKLTAVSAFAQTLRRYTSLNHLAQAARAVLQNSSQINQMLADLNRVDFHNVQEQASWVCQCDYAVVQRLEADFKVTLQQQNSLEQWAVWLKGVVTQVLKPYEGKPTFAKAARQFLLKWSFYSSMVIRDLTLRSAASFGSFHLIRLLYDEYMFYLIEHQVAVATGTTPIAVMGDKNQSCSLINAFAATSNGGVPITYVDVDMATLQVKQIHRAPSNQSA; this comes from the exons ATGAAAACAG ATACATCCCTTCAGAAGCGAGGAGCCGGAGGTGGTGATTCGGTGGCTGCGGAGAGAGTGGAGGGTGTAATCACCATGACTACGACAGGAGCCCAGTATGCTCTTGCTACGTCCGCTGGGGCTGGTGGTGGCGGGGACGGTACGAGCGGGGTGGGAGTAGATTCTAAGTCTGGTGTAGTCGTTGTAACCACCTCAAGCTCCAGTGGCAGTGGGAGCGCGGCTCAGACTCAATCGACTAGGGGTCAGCAACTCATCACTGTAGTCACAAGTCCAGATCCTTCTAGTCCTAACAGCCTCCAAGTGCAACCTATCCAG TTGTTGGTTCAGGACTCACTTGAAACAGCTGCAGATTCGTCAAACGGTTCATCAGGCACTTCAGCCCATGTTACTGCGCAAGTTGTAGTGAATACTACGCACTCTGGTCAGCACACTCTCGTTGATACAGACGCTGCTTCTACTGGAGCTGGGACAATTGTCAGTGGATCACCACATTACATAACTGTAACAG GCACCGGTGACTCACCATCCTACGCGTCCCTTACAACGGCTGTAG TGTCTGGAGACGCCGAGGCAGTGGGTTCCGAATCTGTATCACACCCAACATATGTCCAGTATGTCGAGGGGGATACTTCAACATATATACCGACCAATGGACAGAT GACATATCCGGTGTATGCTGTTGGTGAGGCAGGGGCCATGTACACTCCTGCTTCCAGCCAATATTATACACCAGCATCGACACCAGTTACGTATACGCAG GTTACAGGACAAGGGTCAAATGCCACGACCGGACAGCTTCTATCTCAAGGCAATGGTACATATTTGATACAACAGAGCGTCGTAGATGGTGATCCTACAACACATGCACTTATATCTGCCACTGCGGCCCGAGCTAGTCCACAAACAGAGAATGCT CAGGAAATTTGCTCTCAG GAGGCAGTGGTTAGCGGGGGTGGAGGGACATACCTGATCAGCGGGAATGCAGGTGGCACAGCAGTGAGCGTGGAAgaggctgctgctgctgcggcCAACATCACGCATGCCACTAGAGTCTCCCAGGCCACCGTAAGCCATATCGACTCGCCATTT GTACAATGGTTATTGGAAAATTACGAAACAGCAGATGGGGTGTCTCTTCCAAGATCGACACTTTATAATCACTACTTACGTCATTGTTCAGACAACAAATTGGATCCTGTGAATGCAGCaagttttggaaaattaattcGCTCTGTATTTCTGGGACTGCGTACTAGACGTTTGGGTACTCG gggTAACTCCAAATACCATTACTATGGTATTCGCGTCAAACCAAGTTCACCATTGATAATGCTGAATGAAGATGGAACATCTCGTCAACAGCAATCGTCAAATGCTCAAGCCAAACGATTCAAATTTGTTAATCAAAAGCAAGAATCCGCATATGACGGCAATACTCACGCCAACACAAACATTGCTTCCAATACATCTCCTCCACAGTATCATCAATATTTAGGTGAAGCAAGTGGTGCTATTCCAGAATTTCCTGAAATTGACGTCTGTCACGGCTCAACTTTACCTGATGATTGTACATTAGAAGATATTGACACATTCCGCAGTATATATAGAGAACATTGCGAGGCTTTCTTAGATGCAGTTTTGACTTTTGAATTTGCCACAGTTGAGAGTTTGTGGCGAGAGTTTTGGCGCAGTCAAGATAACAATAATGGTGACGAATGTGAGGAAGAAAAGTACCTGTCCAA gACTAAACTGTATCAAATGTGTAAGTGCTCAGCAGTCCAGGATTTCATCAGAAGGGTTGATTATACATTTTACCAAAATCTTGTTGAAGTACTTATGCCAGATGTTCTGCGACCCATTCCCA GTTCTCTTACTCAGTCGATTAGAAACTTTGCTAAAGGTCTTGAATCTTGGTTGACTTCGGCTATGCATGATTGTCCTGAAGAGATGATGCAGATCAAG cTTACAGCTGTATCAGCATTTGCACAAACCTTGCGACGATACACATCGCTCAATCATTTAGCTCAAGCTGCCCGTGCTGTACTACAGAATTCTAGTCAAATTAATCAAATGCTGGCTGATTTGAATCGCGTTGACTTTCACAATGTTCAGGAACAG GCTTCATGGGTATGCCAGTGTGATTACGCAGTTGTACAACGATTGGAAGCTGATTTCAAAGTTACACTACAGCAACAAAATTCATTGGAGCAATGGGCAGTATGGCTGAAAGGCGTTGTTACGCAAGTACTTAAACCCTATGAAGGAAAGCCAACCTTCGCTAAAGCTGCTCGTCAATTTTTACTAAAATGGTCCTTCTATAG CTCAATGGTCATAAGAGATCTTACACTAAGAAGTGCTGCTAGTTTCGGTTCATTTCACCTGATTCGGCTTCTATATGATGAATACATGTTCTACTTGATTGAACACCAAGTAGCAGTTGCTACTGGCACAACACCTATAGCAGTAATGGGTGAT AAAAATCAAAGCTGTTCACTAATCAATGCATTTGCAGCAACATCGAATGGAG GTGTCCCTATTACGTATGTAGACGTGGACATGGCAACGCTGCAGGTCAAAcag ATACATCGAGCACCATCCAATCAAAGCGCATAA
- the LOC124304023 gene encoding DNA-binding protein RFX2 isoform X1 has product MKTVSAEKQREFLVRRWSTVLMKRESPVVALGHGCLDTSLQKRGAGGGDSVAAERVEGVITMTTTGAQYALATSAGAGGGGDGTSGVGVDSKSGVVVVTTSSSSGSGSAAQTQSTRGQQLITVVTSPDPSSPNSLQVQPIQLLVQDSLETAADSSNGSSGTSAHVTAQVVVNTTHSGQHTLVDTDAASTGAGTIVSGSPHYITVTVSGDAEAVGSESVSHPTYVQYVEGDTSTYIPTNGQMTYPVYAVGEAGAMYTPASSQYYTPASTPVTYTQVTGQGSNATTGQLLSQGNGTYLIQQSVVDGDPTTHALISATAARASPQTENAQEICSQEAVVSGGGGTYLISGNAGGTAVSVEEAAAAAANITHATRVSQATVSHIDSPFVQWLLENYETADGVSLPRSTLYNHYLRHCSDNKLDPVNAASFGKLIRSVFLGLRTRRLGTRGNSKYHYYGIRVKPSSPLIMLNEDGTSRQQQSSNAQAKRFKFVNQKQESAYDGNTHANTNIASNTSPPQYHQYLGEASGAIPEFPEIDVCHGSTLPDDCTLEDIDTFRSIYREHCEAFLDAVLTFEFATVESLWREFWRSQDNNNGDECEEEKYLSKTKLYQMCKCSAVQDFIRRVDYTFYQNLVEVLMPDVLRPIPSSLTQSIRNFAKGLESWLTSAMHDCPEEMMQIKLTAVSAFAQTLRRYTSLNHLAQAARAVLQNSSQINQMLADLNRVDFHNVQEQASWVCQCDYAVVQRLEADFKVTLQQQNSLEQWAVWLKGVVTQVLKPYEGKPTFAKAARQFLLKWSFYSSMVIRDLTLRSAASFGSFHLIRLLYDEYMFYLIEHQVAVATGTTPIAVMGDKNQSCSLINAFAATSNGGVPITYVDVDMATLQVKQIHRAPSNQSA; this is encoded by the exons ATGAAAACAG TGTCTGCAGAAAAACAGAGAGAATTCCTGGTCAGGAGATGGAGTACTGTTTTGATGAAACGTGAGTCACCTGTAGTAGCCTTGGGACATGGTTGCCTGG ATACATCCCTTCAGAAGCGAGGAGCCGGAGGTGGTGATTCGGTGGCTGCGGAGAGAGTGGAGGGTGTAATCACCATGACTACGACAGGAGCCCAGTATGCTCTTGCTACGTCCGCTGGGGCTGGTGGTGGCGGGGACGGTACGAGCGGGGTGGGAGTAGATTCTAAGTCTGGTGTAGTCGTTGTAACCACCTCAAGCTCCAGTGGCAGTGGGAGCGCGGCTCAGACTCAATCGACTAGGGGTCAGCAACTCATCACTGTAGTCACAAGTCCAGATCCTTCTAGTCCTAACAGCCTCCAAGTGCAACCTATCCAG TTGTTGGTTCAGGACTCACTTGAAACAGCTGCAGATTCGTCAAACGGTTCATCAGGCACTTCAGCCCATGTTACTGCGCAAGTTGTAGTGAATACTACGCACTCTGGTCAGCACACTCTCGTTGATACAGACGCTGCTTCTACTGGAGCTGGGACAATTGTCAGTGGATCACCACATTACATAACTGTAACAG TGTCTGGAGACGCCGAGGCAGTGGGTTCCGAATCTGTATCACACCCAACATATGTCCAGTATGTCGAGGGGGATACTTCAACATATATACCGACCAATGGACAGAT GACATATCCGGTGTATGCTGTTGGTGAGGCAGGGGCCATGTACACTCCTGCTTCCAGCCAATATTATACACCAGCATCGACACCAGTTACGTATACGCAG GTTACAGGACAAGGGTCAAATGCCACGACCGGACAGCTTCTATCTCAAGGCAATGGTACATATTTGATACAACAGAGCGTCGTAGATGGTGATCCTACAACACATGCACTTATATCTGCCACTGCGGCCCGAGCTAGTCCACAAACAGAGAATGCT CAGGAAATTTGCTCTCAG GAGGCAGTGGTTAGCGGGGGTGGAGGGACATACCTGATCAGCGGGAATGCAGGTGGCACAGCAGTGAGCGTGGAAgaggctgctgctgctgcggcCAACATCACGCATGCCACTAGAGTCTCCCAGGCCACCGTAAGCCATATCGACTCGCCATTT GTACAATGGTTATTGGAAAATTACGAAACAGCAGATGGGGTGTCTCTTCCAAGATCGACACTTTATAATCACTACTTACGTCATTGTTCAGACAACAAATTGGATCCTGTGAATGCAGCaagttttggaaaattaattcGCTCTGTATTTCTGGGACTGCGTACTAGACGTTTGGGTACTCG gggTAACTCCAAATACCATTACTATGGTATTCGCGTCAAACCAAGTTCACCATTGATAATGCTGAATGAAGATGGAACATCTCGTCAACAGCAATCGTCAAATGCTCAAGCCAAACGATTCAAATTTGTTAATCAAAAGCAAGAATCCGCATATGACGGCAATACTCACGCCAACACAAACATTGCTTCCAATACATCTCCTCCACAGTATCATCAATATTTAGGTGAAGCAAGTGGTGCTATTCCAGAATTTCCTGAAATTGACGTCTGTCACGGCTCAACTTTACCTGATGATTGTACATTAGAAGATATTGACACATTCCGCAGTATATATAGAGAACATTGCGAGGCTTTCTTAGATGCAGTTTTGACTTTTGAATTTGCCACAGTTGAGAGTTTGTGGCGAGAGTTTTGGCGCAGTCAAGATAACAATAATGGTGACGAATGTGAGGAAGAAAAGTACCTGTCCAA gACTAAACTGTATCAAATGTGTAAGTGCTCAGCAGTCCAGGATTTCATCAGAAGGGTTGATTATACATTTTACCAAAATCTTGTTGAAGTACTTATGCCAGATGTTCTGCGACCCATTCCCA GTTCTCTTACTCAGTCGATTAGAAACTTTGCTAAAGGTCTTGAATCTTGGTTGACTTCGGCTATGCATGATTGTCCTGAAGAGATGATGCAGATCAAG cTTACAGCTGTATCAGCATTTGCACAAACCTTGCGACGATACACATCGCTCAATCATTTAGCTCAAGCTGCCCGTGCTGTACTACAGAATTCTAGTCAAATTAATCAAATGCTGGCTGATTTGAATCGCGTTGACTTTCACAATGTTCAGGAACAG GCTTCATGGGTATGCCAGTGTGATTACGCAGTTGTACAACGATTGGAAGCTGATTTCAAAGTTACACTACAGCAACAAAATTCATTGGAGCAATGGGCAGTATGGCTGAAAGGCGTTGTTACGCAAGTACTTAAACCCTATGAAGGAAAGCCAACCTTCGCTAAAGCTGCTCGTCAATTTTTACTAAAATGGTCCTTCTATAG CTCAATGGTCATAAGAGATCTTACACTAAGAAGTGCTGCTAGTTTCGGTTCATTTCACCTGATTCGGCTTCTATATGATGAATACATGTTCTACTTGATTGAACACCAAGTAGCAGTTGCTACTGGCACAACACCTATAGCAGTAATGGGTGAT AAAAATCAAAGCTGTTCACTAATCAATGCATTTGCAGCAACATCGAATGGAG GTGTCCCTATTACGTATGTAGACGTGGACATGGCAACGCTGCAGGTCAAAcag ATACATCGAGCACCATCCAATCAAAGCGCATAA
- the LOC124304023 gene encoding DNA-binding protein RFX2 isoform X3, translated as MTKSLSQDTSLQKRGAGGGDSVAAERVEGVITMTTTGAQYALATSAGAGGGGDGTSGVGVDSKSGVVVVTTSSSSGSGSAAQTQSTRGQQLITVVTSPDPSSPNSLQVQPIQLLVQDSLETAADSSNGSSGTSAHVTAQVVVNTTHSGQHTLVDTDAASTGAGTIVSGSPHYITVTGTGDSPSYASLTTAVVSGDAEAVGSESVSHPTYVQYVEGDTSTYIPTNGQMTYPVYAVGEAGAMYTPASSQYYTPASTPVTYTQVTGQGSNATTGQLLSQGNGTYLIQQSVVDGDPTTHALISATAARASPQTENAQEICSQEAVVSGGGGTYLISGNAGGTAVSVEEAAAAAANITHATRVSQATVSHIDSPFVQWLLENYETADGVSLPRSTLYNHYLRHCSDNKLDPVNAASFGKLIRSVFLGLRTRRLGTRGNSKYHYYGIRVKPSSPLIMLNEDGTSRQQQSSNAQAKRFKFVNQKQESAYDGNTHANTNIASNTSPPQYHQYLGEASGAIPEFPEIDVCHGSTLPDDCTLEDIDTFRSIYREHCEAFLDAVLTFEFATVESLWREFWRSQDNNNGDECEEEKYLSKTKLYQMCKCSAVQDFIRRVDYTFYQNLVEVLMPDVLRPIPSSLTQSIRNFAKGLESWLTSAMHDCPEEMMQIKLTAVSAFAQTLRRYTSLNHLAQAARAVLQNSSQINQMLADLNRVDFHNVQEQASWVCQCDYAVVQRLEADFKVTLQQQNSLEQWAVWLKGVVTQVLKPYEGKPTFAKAARQFLLKWSFYSSMVIRDLTLRSAASFGSFHLIRLLYDEYMFYLIEHQVAVATGTTPIAVMGDKNQSCSLINAFAATSNGGVPITYVDVDMATLQVKQIHRAPSNQSA; from the exons ATGACAAAGTCATTGAGccaag ATACATCCCTTCAGAAGCGAGGAGCCGGAGGTGGTGATTCGGTGGCTGCGGAGAGAGTGGAGGGTGTAATCACCATGACTACGACAGGAGCCCAGTATGCTCTTGCTACGTCCGCTGGGGCTGGTGGTGGCGGGGACGGTACGAGCGGGGTGGGAGTAGATTCTAAGTCTGGTGTAGTCGTTGTAACCACCTCAAGCTCCAGTGGCAGTGGGAGCGCGGCTCAGACTCAATCGACTAGGGGTCAGCAACTCATCACTGTAGTCACAAGTCCAGATCCTTCTAGTCCTAACAGCCTCCAAGTGCAACCTATCCAG TTGTTGGTTCAGGACTCACTTGAAACAGCTGCAGATTCGTCAAACGGTTCATCAGGCACTTCAGCCCATGTTACTGCGCAAGTTGTAGTGAATACTACGCACTCTGGTCAGCACACTCTCGTTGATACAGACGCTGCTTCTACTGGAGCTGGGACAATTGTCAGTGGATCACCACATTACATAACTGTAACAG GCACCGGTGACTCACCATCCTACGCGTCCCTTACAACGGCTGTAG TGTCTGGAGACGCCGAGGCAGTGGGTTCCGAATCTGTATCACACCCAACATATGTCCAGTATGTCGAGGGGGATACTTCAACATATATACCGACCAATGGACAGAT GACATATCCGGTGTATGCTGTTGGTGAGGCAGGGGCCATGTACACTCCTGCTTCCAGCCAATATTATACACCAGCATCGACACCAGTTACGTATACGCAG GTTACAGGACAAGGGTCAAATGCCACGACCGGACAGCTTCTATCTCAAGGCAATGGTACATATTTGATACAACAGAGCGTCGTAGATGGTGATCCTACAACACATGCACTTATATCTGCCACTGCGGCCCGAGCTAGTCCACAAACAGAGAATGCT CAGGAAATTTGCTCTCAG GAGGCAGTGGTTAGCGGGGGTGGAGGGACATACCTGATCAGCGGGAATGCAGGTGGCACAGCAGTGAGCGTGGAAgaggctgctgctgctgcggcCAACATCACGCATGCCACTAGAGTCTCCCAGGCCACCGTAAGCCATATCGACTCGCCATTT GTACAATGGTTATTGGAAAATTACGAAACAGCAGATGGGGTGTCTCTTCCAAGATCGACACTTTATAATCACTACTTACGTCATTGTTCAGACAACAAATTGGATCCTGTGAATGCAGCaagttttggaaaattaattcGCTCTGTATTTCTGGGACTGCGTACTAGACGTTTGGGTACTCG gggTAACTCCAAATACCATTACTATGGTATTCGCGTCAAACCAAGTTCACCATTGATAATGCTGAATGAAGATGGAACATCTCGTCAACAGCAATCGTCAAATGCTCAAGCCAAACGATTCAAATTTGTTAATCAAAAGCAAGAATCCGCATATGACGGCAATACTCACGCCAACACAAACATTGCTTCCAATACATCTCCTCCACAGTATCATCAATATTTAGGTGAAGCAAGTGGTGCTATTCCAGAATTTCCTGAAATTGACGTCTGTCACGGCTCAACTTTACCTGATGATTGTACATTAGAAGATATTGACACATTCCGCAGTATATATAGAGAACATTGCGAGGCTTTCTTAGATGCAGTTTTGACTTTTGAATTTGCCACAGTTGAGAGTTTGTGGCGAGAGTTTTGGCGCAGTCAAGATAACAATAATGGTGACGAATGTGAGGAAGAAAAGTACCTGTCCAA gACTAAACTGTATCAAATGTGTAAGTGCTCAGCAGTCCAGGATTTCATCAGAAGGGTTGATTATACATTTTACCAAAATCTTGTTGAAGTACTTATGCCAGATGTTCTGCGACCCATTCCCA GTTCTCTTACTCAGTCGATTAGAAACTTTGCTAAAGGTCTTGAATCTTGGTTGACTTCGGCTATGCATGATTGTCCTGAAGAGATGATGCAGATCAAG cTTACAGCTGTATCAGCATTTGCACAAACCTTGCGACGATACACATCGCTCAATCATTTAGCTCAAGCTGCCCGTGCTGTACTACAGAATTCTAGTCAAATTAATCAAATGCTGGCTGATTTGAATCGCGTTGACTTTCACAATGTTCAGGAACAG GCTTCATGGGTATGCCAGTGTGATTACGCAGTTGTACAACGATTGGAAGCTGATTTCAAAGTTACACTACAGCAACAAAATTCATTGGAGCAATGGGCAGTATGGCTGAAAGGCGTTGTTACGCAAGTACTTAAACCCTATGAAGGAAAGCCAACCTTCGCTAAAGCTGCTCGTCAATTTTTACTAAAATGGTCCTTCTATAG CTCAATGGTCATAAGAGATCTTACACTAAGAAGTGCTGCTAGTTTCGGTTCATTTCACCTGATTCGGCTTCTATATGATGAATACATGTTCTACTTGATTGAACACCAAGTAGCAGTTGCTACTGGCACAACACCTATAGCAGTAATGGGTGAT AAAAATCAAAGCTGTTCACTAATCAATGCATTTGCAGCAACATCGAATGGAG GTGTCCCTATTACGTATGTAGACGTGGACATGGCAACGCTGCAGGTCAAAcag ATACATCGAGCACCATCCAATCAAAGCGCATAA